A single region of the Duganella sp. BuS-21 genome encodes:
- a CDS encoding family 1 glycosylhydrolase, producing the protein MEDKKIIASRRSTLKAVAALTGTALLSPLSFAADKAYRFPKGFLWGAATAGHQVEGDNVHSDAWLLENVKPSIFVEPSGAGVDHYRLFDQDIAMLASLGLNSFRFSIEWARVEPEEGMFSVAAIEHYRDVLASCHKHKVKAVVSFNHFITPYWFAGRGGWEAEGAAQLFARYCTKVATELGDKMDLATTFNEPNLAQLLFGIPGPLSGLTGIPPEKAMLKAAGERAGTGKFSSWIFGDFAKIQTGMLEGHRLGYQAIKAACPKLPVGVSLAIADDQAVGDATMRDRKRAIAYEPWFKAVSEHGDFIGVQTYTRSLISSEGELPPPAGARLTSNHMEFWPEALGATIRYTAQHVKVPIYVTENGISADDDKQREEYIQRALKSTADCLRDGIDVRGYLHWSLLDNFEWIFGYKPRFGLIAVDRSTMRRTIKPSARLLGGIARKNSI; encoded by the coding sequence ATGGAAGACAAGAAAATCATCGCATCCCGCCGCAGCACGTTGAAAGCCGTCGCCGCACTGACCGGCACCGCGCTGCTGTCGCCGCTGTCGTTCGCAGCAGACAAAGCCTACCGCTTCCCGAAAGGCTTCCTGTGGGGCGCGGCCACCGCCGGCCACCAGGTCGAAGGCGACAACGTCCACAGCGATGCGTGGCTGCTGGAGAACGTCAAGCCATCCATCTTCGTCGAACCATCCGGCGCCGGCGTGGACCATTACCGCCTGTTCGACCAGGACATCGCCATGCTGGCGTCGCTGGGCCTGAACAGCTTCCGCTTTTCGATCGAATGGGCGCGGGTGGAACCGGAAGAAGGCATGTTCTCGGTGGCGGCGATTGAACACTACCGCGACGTGCTGGCCTCCTGCCACAAGCACAAGGTAAAAGCGGTGGTCTCGTTCAACCACTTCATCACGCCTTACTGGTTCGCCGGCCGTGGCGGCTGGGAAGCCGAAGGTGCGGCGCAGCTGTTCGCGCGCTACTGCACCAAGGTCGCCACCGAGCTGGGCGACAAGATGGACCTGGCCACCACCTTCAACGAACCGAATCTGGCGCAGCTGCTGTTCGGCATTCCAGGCCCGTTGTCCGGCCTGACCGGCATCCCGCCGGAGAAAGCCATGCTGAAAGCAGCGGGCGAGCGCGCCGGCACCGGCAAATTCTCCTCGTGGATATTCGGCGACTTCGCCAAGATCCAGACCGGCATGCTGGAAGGCCATCGCCTCGGCTACCAGGCCATCAAGGCCGCATGTCCGAAACTGCCGGTGGGCGTGTCGCTGGCCATCGCCGACGACCAGGCCGTGGGCGACGCGACCATGCGCGACCGCAAGCGCGCGATCGCCTACGAGCCGTGGTTCAAGGCCGTCTCCGAACACGGCGACTTTATCGGCGTGCAGACCTACACCCGCAGCCTGATCTCGTCCGAAGGCGAACTGCCGCCACCGGCCGGCGCGCGCCTGACCAGCAACCACATGGAATTCTGGCCGGAAGCGCTGGGCGCCACCATCCGCTACACCGCCCAGCACGTGAAGGTGCCGATCTACGTCACCGAAAACGGCATCTCCGCCGACGACGACAAGCAGCGCGAGGAATACATCCAGCGCGCACTGAAGAGCACCGCCGACTGCCTGCGCGACGGCATCGACGTGCGCGGCTACCTGCATTGGTCGCTGCTGGACAACTTCGAATGGATCTTCGGATACAAGCCACGTTTCGGCCTGATCGCCGTGGACCGCTCGACGATGCGCCGCACCATCAAGCCAAGTGCGCGTCTGCTGGGTGGCATCGCCCGCAAAAACAGCATCTGA
- a CDS encoding LysR family transcriptional regulator, giving the protein MRFNRLDLNLLLALDALLKEQNITRAAARVNVSQSAMSGMLARLREFFEDELLAAVGRNMEPTVLGRQLEAPVRDLILHIHATVGMRVSFDPAKETRCVKIMVSDYATEVFLNRVVARVLRDAPNMTLDLVPLADDASEQLRRGENDFLIIPRTFLAEEHPQRLLFEDSYCALIWEGNTQVGDTLDAETYLRLPHVAPMLGRPRSATFEELMLQGLGVQRRIKVTTSDFVSMASVLIGTDLVATMHTRLAQACARRLPVRLLPLPYTLPLMAECVQWHRFQENDPCHIWLRGVMLEVAKAMPPYDVLAAQVR; this is encoded by the coding sequence ATGCGATTCAACCGTCTGGACCTGAACCTTCTGCTGGCGCTCGACGCGCTGCTGAAGGAACAGAACATCACGCGGGCAGCGGCGCGCGTCAACGTCAGCCAGTCCGCCATGAGCGGCATGCTGGCACGCCTGCGCGAGTTCTTCGAAGACGAGCTGCTGGCGGCCGTCGGCCGCAACATGGAACCGACGGTGCTGGGCCGCCAGCTGGAAGCGCCGGTGCGCGATCTGATCCTGCACATCCACGCCACGGTCGGTATGCGCGTCAGCTTCGACCCGGCCAAGGAAACCCGCTGCGTCAAGATCATGGTGTCTGATTACGCCACCGAAGTATTCCTCAACCGCGTGGTGGCGCGCGTGCTGCGCGACGCGCCCAACATGACGCTGGACCTGGTGCCGCTGGCCGACGACGCCAGCGAACAACTGCGGCGCGGCGAGAATGACTTCCTCATCATTCCCCGCACCTTCCTGGCCGAAGAACATCCACAACGGTTGCTGTTTGAAGACAGCTACTGCGCGCTTATCTGGGAGGGCAACACGCAGGTCGGCGACACGCTGGATGCCGAAACCTACCTGCGCCTGCCGCACGTGGCACCGATGCTGGGCCGTCCGCGATCGGCAACCTTTGAGGAACTGATGCTGCAAGGCCTGGGCGTGCAGCGTCGCATCAAGGTCACCACTTCGGACTTCGTCAGCATGGCCTCGGTCCTGATCGGCACCGACCTGGTGGCGACCATGCACACGCGCCTGGCGCAAGCCTGCGCGCGGCGCCTGCCGGTGCGCCTGCTGCCCCTGCCCTACACGCTGCCGCTGATGGCGGAATGCGTGCAGTGGCACCGCTTTCAAGAGAACGATCCGTGCCACATCTGGCTGCGCGGCGTGATGCTGGAAGTGGCCAAGGCCATGCCGCCTTACGACGTGCTGGCCGCGCAGGTACGGTAA
- a CDS encoding amidohydrolase family protein: MPGIVFHNVSIFDGSGPLPGIGAVRIEGSSIVELAADLASLSGVADRIIDGGGRTLMPGLVEAHAHLSWPSSVERFVPRLSLPPEDLILTTARNARILLDHGYTSAYSAGALSKTIEVTLNSFIQSGGMPGPRLIASSIEREPPTCGAFDGGKVDPHGSGPEAVRAFVRECATLGAKSVKFLLSGEDALKPGSSQELLYTQEEADAAGDQARISGVWLAAHAQAAAAVKMALRANFRVLYHCTWADVEALDMMEYKRDEIFVGPAVGIIQATLDTEPPQGIDMTEMKRSAALVLARQRELIPELRRRGVRVLPGGDYGFPFNPTGRNARDLELFVHHFGYTPCETLEAATRLGGELMGMGHLLGRIKAGYLADLLLVDGDPLQDITILQDRSRLHAIMKDGRFHKEPACG, from the coding sequence ATGCCCGGCATCGTTTTTCACAACGTGAGTATTTTTGACGGCAGCGGACCGCTGCCGGGCATCGGCGCCGTGCGCATCGAAGGGTCGAGCATCGTCGAACTGGCGGCCGACCTGGCCTCGCTGAGCGGCGTGGCGGACCGCATCATCGATGGCGGCGGCCGCACCCTGATGCCGGGATTGGTGGAAGCGCATGCGCACCTGTCGTGGCCCAGTTCCGTGGAGCGGTTCGTGCCGCGCCTGTCGCTGCCGCCGGAAGACCTGATCCTGACCACCGCGCGCAACGCCCGCATTCTGCTCGATCACGGCTACACCAGCGCCTACTCGGCGGGGGCCTTGAGCAAGACCATCGAAGTGACACTGAATTCATTCATCCAAAGCGGCGGCATGCCGGGACCGCGTTTGATCGCCTCGTCGATCGAACGCGAACCGCCAACCTGCGGCGCCTTCGACGGCGGCAAGGTCGATCCGCACGGCAGCGGCCCGGAAGCGGTGCGCGCCTTCGTGCGCGAGTGCGCCACGCTGGGCGCGAAGTCGGTCAAGTTCTTGTTGTCGGGCGAAGACGCGCTGAAACCGGGCAGTTCGCAGGAGCTGCTGTACACGCAGGAAGAAGCCGATGCGGCCGGCGACCAGGCGCGCATCTCGGGCGTCTGGCTGGCGGCGCATGCGCAGGCTGCGGCGGCGGTGAAGATGGCCCTGCGCGCCAACTTTCGCGTGCTGTATCACTGCACCTGGGCCGACGTCGAAGCGCTGGACATGATGGAATACAAGCGCGACGAAATCTTCGTCGGCCCGGCGGTCGGCATCATCCAGGCCACGCTCGACACCGAACCGCCGCAAGGCATCGACATGACGGAGATGAAACGCAGCGCGGCGCTGGTGCTGGCGCGCCAGCGCGAACTGATACCGGAACTGCGCCGGCGCGGCGTGCGCGTACTGCCGGGCGGCGACTACGGCTTCCCGTTCAATCCCACCGGCCGCAACGCGCGCGACCTGGAACTGTTCGTGCACCACTTCGGCTACACGCCGTGCGAAACGCTGGAAGCGGCGACGCGGCTGGGCGGAGAACTGATGGGCATGGGCCACCTGCTCGGCCGCATCAAAGCCGGCTACCTGGCCGACCTGCTGCTGGTCGACGGCGACCCGTTGCAAGACATCACCATCCTGCAAGACCGCAGCCGCCTGCACGCCATCATGAAGGATGGACGCTTTCACAAAGAGCCGGCATGCGGCTAG
- a CDS encoding alpha/beta hydrolase, with the protein MKKTLSSLAATTLLAGAAMTQQAAAVEAKPTIILVHGAFADSSSWDGVIAKLQKDGYSVIGAANPLRSVKTDADYVAGIVKSVTGPVILVGHSYGGSVISAAVQGNSNVKGLVYVAAFAPESGETAVGLSGKFPGSSLGPTLAPPVALPSGGKDLYIQLAKFHDQFAADVPTLKAQQMAAGQRPVTDAALNEASPAPAWKTLPSWFIYGKADKNIPAAAQDFMAKRAKSKKTVVIDGASHVVMTSHPTEVATLIEEAALTVK; encoded by the coding sequence GTGAAAAAAACCCTATCCTCTCTAGCTGCAACCACCCTGCTCGCTGGCGCAGCGATGACCCAGCAAGCTGCGGCGGTGGAAGCTAAACCAACCATCATTTTGGTGCACGGCGCCTTTGCTGACTCATCGAGCTGGGATGGCGTCATCGCAAAGCTGCAAAAGGACGGCTACAGTGTAATCGGCGCAGCCAACCCTCTGCGCAGCGTCAAAACTGATGCGGACTATGTGGCAGGGATAGTCAAGAGCGTGACCGGTCCAGTAATTCTGGTTGGCCACTCGTATGGCGGTTCTGTGATCAGCGCCGCCGTTCAAGGAAATTCCAACGTCAAGGGTTTGGTTTATGTGGCTGCGTTCGCGCCGGAGAGCGGCGAGACGGCTGTCGGACTATCGGGAAAATTCCCTGGCAGCAGCCTGGGGCCGACACTTGCGCCCCCGGTAGCACTGCCGAGTGGGGGCAAGGATTTGTATATTCAATTGGCGAAGTTTCATGACCAGTTCGCTGCCGACGTTCCAACGCTGAAAGCCCAGCAAATGGCAGCTGGCCAACGCCCTGTAACGGATGCCGCCCTGAATGAAGCGTCTCCAGCGCCAGCATGGAAAACGTTGCCGTCGTGGTTCATCTACGGCAAGGCCGACAAGAACATCCCCGCCGCAGCGCAAGATTTCATGGCCAAGCGAGCGAAATCGAAAAAGACGGTGGTCATTGATGGTGCATCGCACGTTGTGATGACATCCCACCCGACTGAAGTGGCCACGTTGATCGAAGAAGCGGCGCTGACCGTGAAATAG
- a CDS encoding fumarylacetoacetate hydrolase family protein gives MTTYVIPAQDIVGLPVAGTVDLFPVRRVYCVGRNYAGHAREMGSDPEREPPFFFCKPGDAQAVVPAAPNRILELPYPPQTSNLHYECELVVAIGKGGANIAVADAASHIFGYAVGFDMTRRDLQFKMRDAGRPWEIGKAFDYSAPIGLIHRAEDAGDINHAAIQLDLDGVTKQSSSISHLIWSINETIANLSTLFTLAPGDLIFSGTPEGVGAVLRGQVLEGRVAGLSPITVKLV, from the coding sequence ATGACTACCTATGTTATTCCCGCGCAAGACATCGTCGGTTTGCCGGTTGCCGGCACCGTCGATCTATTCCCGGTGCGCCGCGTGTACTGCGTCGGCCGCAATTACGCCGGCCATGCGCGCGAGATGGGTTCCGACCCTGAGCGCGAACCGCCGTTCTTCTTCTGCAAGCCGGGCGATGCGCAGGCCGTGGTGCCGGCCGCGCCGAACCGCATACTGGAGCTGCCGTATCCGCCGCAGACCAGCAACCTGCACTACGAGTGCGAACTGGTGGTCGCCATCGGCAAGGGCGGCGCAAATATTGCGGTGGCAGACGCGGCCTCGCACATCTTCGGTTACGCGGTCGGTTTCGACATGACGCGCCGCGACCTGCAATTCAAAATGCGCGATGCGGGCCGTCCGTGGGAAATCGGCAAGGCCTTCGACTACTCGGCGCCGATCGGCCTGATACACCGGGCGGAAGACGCCGGCGACATCAACCACGCCGCGATCCAGCTGGACCTCGATGGCGTGACCAAGCAATCGTCGTCGATTTCGCATTTGATCTGGTCGATCAATGAAACCATCGCCAACTTGTCGACGCTGTTCACGCTGGCGCCGGGCGACCTGATTTTCAGCGGCACGCCGGAAGGTGTGGGCGCGGTGCTGCGCGGTCAGGTGCTGGAAGGTAGAGTGGCGGGCCTGTCGCCGATTACGGTCAAACTGGTATAA